The Flavobacterium marginilacus genome window below encodes:
- a CDS encoding TonB-dependent receptor, translated as MKKILFSLLVMGQITIAQNKTEKDSTKTETLENVFVTANRSATLRKETPSAVSKLTAKTINETKAVAAYEIINKTPGVLMVNLGNEQHSMSIRQPMTTNAYYLYLEDGLPIRPMGIFNHNALLEINQFNLQNIEVVKGPVSSLYGPEAVGGTINLISVKPSINPEFKFGIQADQWGYKRIQAAGGATIGKVAFHIAGISSLQENGWMTYSDYNKDNLNVRVDYNISDKTRLISNTMWGKYYSDMSGSVNEEAFYNRTYKSTTDFTYRKSDALRTRLTLEHDWNDNASSYITIYHRDNKLGQNPSYGIKWSSTVKPTTATGEVNSNNFKSYGAIGQHTQKINFLNTKIVGGALYDYSPVDYWAYLLEMKAYLNPGTSGKQTVDHYEITAERPDIKLSDYTADIFNKAFYAQMSFNPIEKLIVTAGTRYDNLKVDYNNALDNSTGTKIYDKSTFKAGANYNPVHYTGIYANYAQGFAPPAITSIFRAKPGTGGTTGKPAEFYYNLEPATFNNYEIGGWLALLEGKLNFDYAVYYMEGKNELLNVRLPDNSTDYRSAGETRHKGVEFGGNYRLLSNQLNIRFGGTVAEHTFIDFKISDSPADALQNVNAKEMPQAPRWSGNSEISYYPNWFPKFRTSLEWQSVGNYYQDQINTVKYAGYDIFNFRAGYEWKGIEIYGNIINITDKLYAYNVSRANTTSSQPTYTAAAPRTFLIGLQYNFSFRK; from the coding sequence ATGAAAAAAATATTATTTTCCCTTTTAGTAATGGGACAAATTACTATTGCACAAAACAAAACCGAAAAAGATTCTACAAAAACTGAAACACTTGAAAATGTTTTCGTTACCGCAAACCGTTCAGCAACTTTACGAAAAGAAACTCCTTCTGCAGTAAGCAAACTGACTGCCAAAACCATTAACGAAACCAAAGCCGTTGCAGCTTATGAAATCATAAATAAAACACCAGGAGTACTGATGGTAAATCTCGGCAATGAACAGCACTCGATGTCCATTCGTCAGCCTATGACAACAAACGCCTACTATTTGTATCTCGAAGATGGATTACCTATTCGCCCGATGGGAATTTTTAACCACAATGCTTTATTGGAAATCAACCAATTCAATCTTCAAAATATTGAAGTTGTCAAAGGACCGGTATCCTCTTTATATGGCCCTGAAGCTGTAGGCGGAACTATCAATTTAATTTCAGTTAAACCTTCAATAAATCCGGAGTTCAAATTTGGAATCCAGGCAGACCAATGGGGCTATAAAAGAATCCAGGCTGCTGGCGGAGCAACAATAGGCAAAGTTGCTTTTCATATTGCAGGAATTTCCAGTTTACAGGAAAACGGCTGGATGACCTACTCTGATTATAATAAAGATAATCTTAACGTTAGGGTTGATTATAATATCAGTGATAAGACACGATTAATCAGCAATACGATGTGGGGAAAATACTATTCCGATATGAGCGGCAGTGTAAATGAAGAAGCTTTTTATAATAGAACCTATAAAAGCACCACCGATTTTACCTATAGAAAATCGGATGCTTTGAGAACCCGATTAACCTTAGAACATGATTGGAATGACAATGCCAGCAGTTATATTACAATCTATCATAGAGACAATAAATTAGGACAAAATCCATCATACGGAATCAAATGGAGTTCTACAGTAAAACCAACAACAGCAACTGGCGAAGTCAACTCCAATAATTTCAAAAGCTACGGAGCCATTGGACAGCACACACAAAAAATTAATTTTTTAAACACAAAAATTGTTGGTGGTGCCTTATACGATTATTCCCCTGTTGACTACTGGGCTTATTTACTGGAAATGAAAGCCTATCTAAATCCGGGAACATCAGGAAAACAAACTGTGGATCATTATGAAATTACTGCAGAACGCCCTGATATAAAATTATCTGACTATACTGCAGACATCTTCAACAAAGCATTTTATGCACAGATGAGTTTCAACCCTATCGAAAAATTGATTGTAACTGCTGGAACCCGCTACGATAATTTAAAAGTCGATTACAACAATGCATTAGATAATTCTACCGGGACTAAAATATACGACAAATCCACTTTCAAGGCTGGAGCCAACTATAATCCAGTTCACTATACCGGAATTTATGCAAACTATGCACAAGGATTTGCTCCTCCGGCAATCACTTCTATATTTAGAGCCAAACCGGGCACTGGAGGAACAACAGGAAAACCAGCGGAATTCTATTATAATTTGGAACCAGCAACTTTCAATAATTATGAAATTGGAGGCTGGTTAGCATTATTGGAAGGCAAATTAAACTTTGATTATGCCGTTTATTACATGGAAGGTAAAAATGAATTACTGAATGTTCGCTTACCTGATAATTCAACAGACTATCGTTCAGCCGGAGAAACAAGACACAAAGGAGTGGAATTTGGAGGAAACTACAGACTGTTATCCAATCAATTGAATATTCGTTTTGGCGGAACAGTCGCCGAACATACTTTTATTGATTTTAAAATTTCAGACAGCCCGGCAGATGCTTTGCAAAACGTGAACGCAAAAGAAATGCCTCAAGCCCCAAGATGGTCTGGAAACTCTGAAATCAGTTATTATCCAAATTGGTTTCCAAAATTCAGAACCTCATTGGAATGGCAGTCGGTTGGAAATTATTACCAAGACCAAATCAATACCGTAAAATATGCAGGATATGATATTTTTAACTTCAGAGCCGGTTATGAATGGAAAGGAATCGAAATTTATGGAAACATAATAAATATAACCGATAAATTGTATGCGTATAATGTTTCAAGAGCAAATACGACAAGTTCACAGCCCACTTATACCGCAGCTGCTCCAAGAACATTTTTGATTGGATTACAATATAATTTTTCGTTCAGAAAATAA
- the secA gene encoding preprotein translocase subunit SecA — translation MSFINSIIKIFVGDKSEKDVKALQPYLNKIKTFESTLQALSHDELRARTVFFKEKIKQARAEKDAKIASLKLEVDSIEDIDKREDIYIAIDALEKEAYDISEKTLMEILPEAFSVVKETARRFKENSQITVTATAKDRELSASKSYITLEGDNAVWANKWNAAGKDITWDMIHYDVQLIGGMVLHEGKVAEMQTGEGKTLVATLPLYLNALTGNGVHLVTVNDYLAKRDSTWKAPLFEFHGLTVDCIDNHQPSTEGRRNAYNADITYGTNNEFGFDYLRDNMAHSPEDLVQRKHNFAIVDEVDSVLIDDARTPLIISGPVPQGDRHEFNELKPKIENLVALQRQLANGFLAESKKLIKEGNTKDGGFLLLRAYRSLPKNKALIKFLSEEGIKQLLQKTENQYMQDNNREMPKVDEALYFVIEEKNNQVSLTDNGIKFLSGDTDSNFFVLPDIGTEIVAIEKKKLDKDAEAEEKERLFQDFGVKSERIHTLTQLLKAYTLFEKDVEYVIMDNKIMIVDEQTGRIMDGRRYSDGLHQAIEAKESVKIEAATQTFATVTLQNYFRMYSKLAGMTGTAVTEAGELWEIYKLDVVEIPTNRGIARIDKEDYIYKTTREKFNAVIEDVTELSKAGRPVLIGTTSVEISELLSRMLKMRGVTHNVLNAKMHKQEAQIVEEAGKAGVVTIATNMAGRGTDIKLTPEVKAAGGLAIVGTERHDSRRVDRQLRGRAGRQGDPGSSQFYVSLEDNLMRLFGSERVAKVMDRMGLQEGEVIQHSMMTKSIERAQKKVEENNFGVRKRLLEYDDVMNAQREVVYKRRRHALFGERLKLDIANMLYDTCEVIVDESKAKNSFKDFEFEIIRNFSFTSPVSQDDFTKLTEIEITGKLYKAALEFYTQKTERSAREAFPIIKNVYEDRNNHFERIVVPFTDGIKMFNVVTDLKKAYETEGNQLVADFEKNITLSIVDEAWKKHLRKMDELKQSVQLAVHEQKDPLLIYKLEAFNLFRGMLDNVNKEVISFLFKGDLPAQNAPVIEEAKIERQVEDYKLSKDEIPNSENSNREAGETQQRQVTETIVRDQPKINRNDTVTIQNVANGQTQELKYKKAESLIASGAWVLVS, via the coding sequence ATGAGTTTCATAAACAGTATTATTAAAATCTTTGTTGGAGATAAATCCGAGAAAGACGTAAAAGCTTTACAGCCGTATTTAAATAAAATAAAGACTTTTGAAAGCACTTTACAAGCTTTGTCACATGACGAATTAAGAGCCAGAACCGTTTTTTTTAAAGAAAAAATAAAACAGGCCCGTGCCGAAAAAGATGCTAAAATTGCTTCTCTTAAACTGGAAGTAGACAGCATTGAAGATATTGACAAACGCGAAGATATTTATATTGCTATTGATGCTCTTGAAAAAGAAGCTTATGATATCTCTGAAAAAACACTGATGGAAATTCTTCCAGAAGCTTTTTCTGTAGTTAAGGAAACTGCAAGACGTTTCAAAGAAAACTCACAAATAACTGTTACTGCTACAGCAAAAGACAGAGAACTTTCAGCTTCAAAAAGCTATATTACCCTTGAAGGAGACAATGCTGTCTGGGCTAACAAATGGAATGCAGCCGGAAAAGACATTACCTGGGATATGATTCACTATGACGTACAATTAATTGGCGGAATGGTACTGCACGAAGGTAAAGTTGCCGAGATGCAGACAGGAGAAGGAAAAACATTAGTGGCAACTCTGCCTTTATACTTAAATGCCTTGACTGGAAACGGAGTACATTTGGTAACAGTGAATGATTACTTAGCAAAACGTGACAGCACATGGAAAGCTCCTCTATTCGAATTTCACGGATTGACTGTTGACTGTATCGACAATCACCAGCCTAGTACCGAAGGAAGAAGAAATGCTTATAATGCTGACATTACTTATGGTACCAATAACGAATTCGGATTTGATTACCTAAGAGATAACATGGCGCATTCTCCTGAAGATTTAGTTCAGAGAAAACACAATTTTGCCATTGTCGATGAGGTCGATTCGGTTTTAATTGATGATGCCCGTACACCTCTTATTATTTCAGGACCAGTTCCACAGGGAGATCGTCATGAATTCAATGAATTGAAGCCAAAAATTGAAAATCTGGTAGCCTTGCAGCGTCAATTAGCGAATGGTTTTCTTGCCGAATCAAAAAAATTAATCAAAGAAGGAAACACAAAAGATGGCGGTTTCTTATTATTAAGAGCGTATAGAAGTTTACCAAAAAACAAAGCCTTAATTAAATTTTTGAGTGAAGAAGGAATTAAGCAGTTGCTTCAAAAAACCGAAAATCAATACATGCAGGACAACAACCGCGAAATGCCAAAAGTGGACGAGGCGCTGTATTTTGTAATTGAAGAAAAAAATAATCAGGTAAGCTTAACTGATAATGGTATCAAATTCCTTTCAGGAGATACTGATTCTAACTTTTTCGTACTTCCGGATATTGGAACCGAAATTGTTGCCATTGAAAAGAAAAAATTAGACAAAGATGCTGAAGCTGAAGAAAAAGAGCGTTTGTTCCAGGATTTTGGAGTAAAAAGCGAGCGTATTCACACCCTTACACAGCTTTTGAAAGCATATACTCTTTTTGAAAAGGATGTAGAATATGTAATCATGGATAACAAAATCATGATTGTAGATGAGCAGACAGGCCGTATTATGGATGGCCGTCGTTACTCAGACGGATTGCACCAGGCAATTGAGGCAAAAGAAAGCGTAAAAATTGAGGCAGCTACACAAACATTTGCAACAGTTACATTACAGAACTATTTTAGAATGTACAGCAAATTGGCTGGTATGACAGGAACTGCCGTAACTGAAGCTGGCGAACTTTGGGAAATTTACAAACTGGATGTTGTTGAAATTCCAACAAACCGTGGAATTGCCAGAATAGACAAAGAAGATTATATCTATAAAACTACCCGTGAAAAATTCAACGCCGTTATCGAAGATGTAACTGAATTATCAAAAGCTGGAAGACCGGTACTTATTGGTACAACATCGGTTGAAATATCCGAATTATTAAGCCGTATGCTTAAAATGAGAGGTGTTACACACAACGTTTTGAATGCAAAAATGCACAAGCAAGAGGCTCAAATCGTTGAGGAAGCTGGTAAAGCAGGTGTAGTTACTATCGCAACCAATATGGCAGGCCGTGGTACCGATATTAAATTGACTCCAGAAGTGAAAGCTGCAGGAGGTTTGGCAATTGTAGGTACAGAGCGTCACGATTCACGTCGTGTAGACCGTCAGTTACGCGGTCGTGCTGGTCGTCAAGGAGATCCTGGAAGTTCTCAGTTTTATGTTTCTCTTGAAGATAACCTGATGCGTTTATTTGGTTCTGAAAGAGTAGCCAAAGTTATGGACAGAATGGGACTACAGGAAGGTGAAGTTATTCAGCATTCTATGATGACCAAATCTATCGAACGCGCTCAGAAAAAAGTAGAAGAAAACAACTTTGGTGTTCGTAAACGTTTATTAGAATATGATGACGTAATGAATGCGCAGCGTGAAGTAGTTTACAAACGCCGCCGCCATGCTTTATTTGGGGAGCGTTTGAAACTGGATATCGCCAACATGCTTTATGATACCTGTGAAGTGATTGTAGATGAAAGCAAAGCTAAAAACAGTTTTAAAGATTTTGAATTCGAAATTATTCGTAATTTCTCATTCACATCACCAGTATCTCAAGACGATTTCACTAAACTGACTGAAATTGAGATTACAGGAAAACTATACAAAGCTGCTCTCGAATTTTATACTCAAAAAACAGAAAGAAGTGCCAGAGAAGCATTCCCTATTATCAAAAATGTTTACGAAGACAGAAACAATCATTTTGAACGCATCGTAGTTCCGTTTACTGATGGAATAAAAATGTTCAATGTTGTAACTGATTTGAAGAAAGCATACGAAACAGAAGGAAATCAATTGGTTGCCGATTTCGAAAAGAATATCACTCTGTCTATCGTTGACGAAGCTTGGAAAAAACATTTACGTAAAATGGATGAATTGAAACAATCAGTTCAATTGGCTGTTCACGAACAAAAAGATCCATTGCTTATTTATAAATTGGAAGCGTTCAACTTGTTCCGTGGCATGCTTGACAATGTAAACAAAGAGGTAATTTCATTCTTGTTCAAAGGTGATTTACCTGCTCAAAATGCTCCTGTTATTGAAGAAGCCAAAATTGAGCGCCAAGTGGAAGATTACAAATTAAGTAAAGACGAAATTCCAAACAGCGAAAATTCCAATCGTGAGGCAGGAGAAACACAGCAGCGCCAAGTTACTGAAACTATCGTTCGTGACCAGCCAAAAATAAACCGTAATGATACAGTAACGATCCAAAATGTAGCTAACGGACAGACACAGGAATTAAAATACAAGAAAGCCGAAAGTTTAATCGCAAGCGGTGCCTGGGTTTTAGTTTCTTAA
- a CDS encoding DUF2795 domain-containing protein — MYWTLELASYLSDAPWPANKDELIDYAIRAGAPLEVVENLQSIEDEGEIYESMEEIWPDYPTDEDYLWNEDEY; from the coding sequence ATGTATTGGACATTAGAATTAGCATCATATTTAAGCGATGCACCGTGGCCTGCGAACAAAGACGAACTTATTGACTACGCTATTAGAGCCGGTGCTCCATTAGAAGTGGTAGAAAACCTTCAATCAATTGAGGATGAAGGCGAGATATATGAATCAATGGAAGAAATTTGGCCAGATTATCCAACTGACGAAGATTATCTTTGGAACGAGGATGAATATTAA
- a CDS encoding cob(I)yrinic acid a,c-diamide adenosyltransferase, which translates to MKVYTKTGDGGTTALFGGTRVPKDHARIESYGTVDELNSYIGLIRDQEINSHYKDVLIEIQDRLFTIGAILATPPEKEIMKNGELRLKKLGITETDIEYLEKEIDTMEEVLPPMTHFVLPGGHQTVSYCHITRCVCRRAERLAVHLSHNEPVAEIAIKYLNRLSDYLFVLARKLSFDLNADEVKWIPRK; encoded by the coding sequence ATGAAAGTATATACAAAAACCGGAGATGGCGGAACAACTGCTCTTTTTGGCGGTACCCGTGTACCAAAAGACCACGCCCGCATTGAAAGTTACGGAACCGTCGACGAATTAAATTCCTATATCGGGCTTATTCGCGATCAGGAAATAAACAGCCATTACAAAGATGTGTTAATTGAAATACAGGACAGGCTTTTTACCATTGGTGCAATTCTGGCTACTCCGCCGGAAAAAGAAATCATGAAAAACGGTGAACTCCGCTTAAAAAAACTTGGAATAACCGAAACTGATATCGAATATTTAGAGAAAGAGATAGACACAATGGAAGAAGTGCTCCCGCCAATGACTCATTTCGTTCTACCAGGCGGACATCAAACAGTGTCATATTGTCATATAACAAGATGCGTTTGCCGGCGTGCCGAACGTTTAGCTGTACATTTAAGTCATAATGAGCCAGTTGCCGAAATAGCAATTAAATACTTAAACCGACTTTCTGACTATCTTTTTGTATTGGCACGAAAGTTGTCATTTGATTTAAACGCTGATGAAGTAAAATGGATACCTAGGAAATAG
- a CDS encoding ABC transporter ATP-binding protein: protein MKNPLIKITNIKRDFVLGNEIVYVLKGIDLEINKGEYVALMGPSGSGKSTLMNLLGCLDTPTSGSYVLNGKDVSHMKDDELAEIRNKEIGFVFQTFNLLPRTTALDNVALPMIYAGHSKSERTVRATEVLNQVNLADRMDHQPNQLSGGQRQRVAIARALVNKPSIILADEPTGNLDSKTSLEIMKLFGDIHAQGNTVILVTHEEEIAAYAHRVIRLRDGLIETDTTK from the coding sequence ATGAAAAACCCGCTTATAAAAATTACAAATATCAAAAGAGATTTTGTACTAGGAAACGAAATCGTTTATGTATTAAAAGGTATTGATCTGGAAATTAATAAGGGGGAATACGTAGCCTTAATGGGACCTTCAGGATCAGGAAAATCTACATTAATGAATTTATTGGGATGCTTAGACACACCAACATCCGGCAGCTATGTTTTGAATGGAAAAGATGTCAGCCACATGAAAGATGATGAATTGGCCGAAATTAGAAATAAAGAAATTGGCTTTGTTTTCCAGACATTCAATCTTTTGCCAAGAACAACTGCTCTTGATAATGTAGCATTGCCGATGATTTATGCAGGCCACTCAAAATCCGAACGGACTGTACGCGCCACCGAAGTTCTTAACCAAGTGAATCTTGCTGACAGGATGGATCACCAGCCCAATCAATTATCAGGAGGACAGCGTCAGCGTGTTGCGATAGCCCGCGCATTAGTCAACAAACCTTCTATTATACTTGCTGATGAGCCAACAGGAAATCTTGACAGCAAAACTTCATTGGAAATCATGAAACTTTTTGGTGATATTCATGCTCAGGGAAACACCGTTATATTAGTAACTCACGAAGAAGAAATCGCAGCTTATGCACACAGAGTCATTCGTTTGAGAGACGGTCTTATTGAAACTGATACAACAAAATAA
- a CDS encoding carbonic anhydrase, whose amino-acid sequence MDIKQIFENNRNWIIKQLQIDEDYFKKLGKGQSPEFLYIGCSDSRVSAEELMGLEPGEVFVHRNIANMVPNTDLNSMSVINYAVVHLKVNHIVVCGHYGCGGVHAAMQQSDLGILNPWLRNIRDVYRIHRRTLDAITDDEEKYKKLVELNVQEQCINVIKTAEVQKAFRERGLKVYGWVFDIHSGRLIDLDINFTEILKDITKIYKISD is encoded by the coding sequence ATGGATATCAAACAAATTTTTGAAAACAACCGAAATTGGATAATTAAACAGCTCCAGATCGACGAAGATTATTTTAAAAAACTAGGAAAAGGACAATCACCCGAATTTCTCTACATCGGTTGTTCGGACAGCCGGGTTTCAGCCGAAGAGCTTATGGGGCTGGAACCTGGAGAAGTTTTTGTGCACCGGAATATTGCCAATATGGTTCCCAATACTGACTTGAATTCTATGTCGGTTATTAATTATGCAGTTGTTCATTTAAAAGTAAATCATATTGTAGTCTGCGGGCATTATGGCTGTGGCGGTGTTCATGCGGCCATGCAGCAATCTGATTTGGGAATACTGAATCCGTGGCTTAGAAACATTCGAGATGTGTATCGAATCCATAGAAGAACCCTTGATGCCATTACGGATGACGAAGAAAAATACAAAAAACTGGTAGAGCTAAACGTTCAGGAACAATGCATTAACGTTATTAAAACTGCCGAAGTGCAAAAAGCATTCAGAGAAAGAGGTTTAAAAGTTTACGGATGGGTATTTGATATTCACTCAGGCAGATTGATAGACCTAGACATCAATTTTACAGAAATATTAAAAGACATTACCAAAATCTACAAAATATCAGACTAA
- a CDS encoding O-methyltransferase, whose amino-acid sequence MLFQIKSYIKFLWHSKNEHAVHSPFVFSLLTKCFYDNKPKPEYEVLKEYRNSLLQNKNTIEVTDFGAGSRVFKSNARQIAQIAKTAGISAKRAQLLYRIINYFQPETILEIGTSLGLATSALSLGNPQASITTLEGCPNTMAIAKNQFKQFGLNSINSVVTKFNNYLGDFQLSAFDFRLIYFDGNHSKKATLEYFELLLPTITNETVWIFDDIHWSAEMEEAWEIIMNHQKVTVSIDTFQWGLVFFRYEQPKQHFIIRT is encoded by the coding sequence ATGCTTTTTCAGATCAAATCTTATATAAAATTCCTTTGGCACTCCAAGAATGAACATGCCGTACATTCTCCATTTGTTTTTTCTCTATTGACCAAATGTTTTTATGACAATAAACCAAAACCCGAATATGAAGTTTTAAAAGAATATAGAAATTCGCTTTTGCAGAATAAAAACACTATCGAAGTAACTGATTTTGGGGCAGGTTCACGGGTTTTTAAATCTAATGCCAGACAGATTGCCCAAATAGCAAAAACTGCTGGTATTTCTGCAAAGCGAGCACAGTTATTATATCGAATAATTAATTATTTCCAGCCCGAAACTATATTGGAAATTGGAACTTCACTAGGGCTTGCCACTTCTGCCCTGTCTTTGGGAAATCCGCAAGCGTCTATTACAACATTAGAAGGCTGTCCAAATACAATGGCAATTGCAAAAAATCAATTTAAACAATTTGGTTTAAACAGTATAAATTCTGTGGTAACCAAATTCAATAATTATTTAGGTGATTTTCAACTTTCGGCTTTCGACTTTCGACTTATCTACTTTGACGGAAATCATTCCAAAAAAGCGACATTAGAATACTTTGAATTATTATTGCCAACAATAACCAATGAAACCGTCTGGATTTTTGATGACATTCACTGGTCTGCCGAAATGGAGGAAGCCTGGGAAATTATAATGAATCATCAAAAGGTTACCGTAAGCATTGATACTTTTCAATGGGGACTGGTATTTTTCAGGTACGAGCAGCCCAAACAGCATTTCATAATACGAACCTAG
- a CDS encoding SDR family NAD(P)-dependent oxidoreductase: MMTKEAIEPKTAITLEEINQCIAVLTELNTDTDQIFEIPKEQRTALIKVAGQFARPDRDELIRRKKEGKAVAKRKQEKRDRTARKETGIRSAREASVFVAPKLLGMKDLANKEQLELETPRKCYVCKTEFTKMHHFYDTMCTDCGDFNYAKRFQTADVKGQIAVITGSRLKIGYHITLMLLRGGATVIATTRFPVDSALRFSKEDDFMEWGHRLKIHGLDLRHIPSVEIFCNFIEQKYGRLDILINNAAQTVRRPAGFYTHLMENEELPIGSLPQDAQELLLDHTNCLDELKVLTSGASSNQNMPVTWHGPEPGIGLRASAKLSQIPYSFDNALVAQEVFPEGELDADLQQVDLRKVNSWRLKLGQIETTEMIEVQLVNSVAPFVLCNRLSEVMKKDNTGKKHIINVSAMEGKFYRDFKEDRHPHTNMAKAALNMLTHTAAGTLVKDGIFMNAVDTGWVTDEDPAELAKRKQEEQDFQPPLDIVDGAARVMDPLFDGINTGKHWCGKFLKDYRPIAW, translated from the coding sequence ATGATGACGAAGGAAGCAATCGAACCTAAAACTGCAATAACATTGGAAGAAATTAACCAATGCATTGCTGTTTTGACTGAATTAAATACTGATACCGATCAGATTTTTGAAATCCCGAAAGAACAGCGTACTGCTTTAATCAAAGTGGCAGGTCAATTTGCCCGTCCGGATCGCGATGAGTTAATCCGGAGGAAAAAAGAAGGAAAGGCTGTTGCCAAACGGAAACAGGAAAAGAGGGACAGAACGGCCCGCAAGGAAACCGGAATTCGTTCGGCTCGCGAAGCCAGTGTATTTGTGGCTCCCAAATTGTTAGGGATGAAAGATCTTGCCAATAAAGAGCAATTAGAGCTGGAAACACCCAGAAAATGTTATGTATGCAAAACGGAATTTACCAAAATGCATCATTTTTACGACACGATGTGTACGGATTGCGGTGATTTTAACTATGCCAAACGTTTTCAGACAGCCGATGTAAAAGGGCAGATTGCAGTGATTACAGGCTCCCGCCTAAAAATTGGTTATCATATCACACTGATGCTTCTGCGGGGTGGTGCAACGGTAATTGCTACGACCCGTTTCCCCGTAGATTCGGCTTTGCGGTTTTCCAAAGAAGATGATTTTATGGAATGGGGACACCGCCTGAAAATTCACGGATTGGATCTGCGTCATATTCCGAGTGTGGAGATCTTCTGCAATTTTATAGAACAGAAATACGGGCGACTGGATATTCTGATTAATAATGCAGCACAGACGGTGAGACGTCCTGCTGGTTTTTATACGCATTTGATGGAAAATGAGGAACTTCCGATTGGTTCTTTGCCACAAGATGCGCAGGAATTATTACTGGATCATACCAATTGTCTCGATGAATTAAAAGTGCTGACTTCGGGAGCTTCTTCCAATCAGAATATGCCGGTAACCTGGCATGGTCCTGAACCAGGAATTGGTCTGCGGGCTTCCGCCAAATTGTCGCAGATTCCTTATTCATTTGATAATGCATTAGTTGCTCAGGAAGTTTTTCCAGAAGGAGAACTTGATGCCGATTTGCAGCAGGTTGATTTGCGAAAAGTAAACAGCTGGCGATTAAAATTAGGCCAAATTGAAACCACAGAGATGATTGAAGTACAATTGGTCAATTCGGTTGCGCCTTTTGTATTGTGTAACCGTCTTTCGGAGGTGATGAAGAAAGACAATACAGGAAAAAAACATATCATTAACGTTTCGGCGATGGAAGGGAAGTTTTACCGTGATTTCAAGGAAGACCGCCATCCGCATACGAATATGGCCAAAGCCGCGCTGAATATGCTCACGCACACAGCTGCTGGTACTCTTGTGAAGGATGGAATTTTTATGAATGCCGTAGACACTGGCTGGGTAACAGACGAAGACCCGGCAGAACTGGCTAAGCGGAAACAAGAAGAACAGGATTTTCAGCCGCCATTGGATATTGTTGACGGCGCTGCGCGGGTTATGGATCCTTTGTTTGACGGGATTAATACCGGAAAACATTGGTGCGGAAAATTTTTGAAAGATTACCGTCCGATTGCTTGGTAG
- a CDS encoding FKBP-type peptidyl-prolyl cis-trans isomerase: protein MKHLLAALAVLTLVISCKNKEEEEKAAPVKQETVDVAAKNEKEITDYIAKNNLKAEKTESGLYYVINEPGTGTQPTAASNVTVAYKGSFIDGTVFDQSGPEGISFGLDQVIKGWTEGIPLLKTGGSAILLIPSHLGYGDSTMGPIPGGSALIFEVKLIAVN from the coding sequence ATGAAACATTTATTAGCAGCCCTAGCGGTCTTGACTCTTGTCATTTCCTGTAAAAACAAAGAAGAAGAAGAAAAAGCAGCACCTGTAAAACAAGAAACCGTTGATGTTGCTGCCAAAAACGAAAAAGAAATCACCGATTACATTGCCAAAAATAATTTGAAGGCTGAAAAAACCGAATCTGGTTTGTATTATGTAATTAACGAGCCAGGAACAGGAACACAGCCTACTGCTGCGTCGAATGTGACTGTAGCCTACAAAGGTTCTTTTATCGATGGAACTGTTTTTGACCAAAGCGGTCCCGAAGGAATTTCTTTTGGTTTAGACCAGGTAATAAAAGGATGGACAGAAGGTATTCCTCTTTTGAAAACAGGCGGCAGCGCTATTCTTTTGATACCTTCACATTTGGGATACGGAGATAGTACAATGGGACCAATTCCTGGAGGTTCGGCTCTTATTTTTGAAGTAAAACTGATTGCCGTAAACTAA
- a CDS encoding type II toxin-antitoxin system YafQ family toxin translates to MSYSLEYSGQFKKDAKLCKKRNWNLELLENIVNLLILNGELPPKNKPHILSGNYSGFWECHIKPDWLLIWKQDDINRIIYLDRTGSHSDLFK, encoded by the coding sequence ATGAGTTACAGTTTAGAATATTCCGGTCAATTTAAAAAAGATGCAAAACTTTGCAAGAAAAGAAATTGGAATTTAGAATTATTGGAAAATATAGTGAACCTTTTGATCCTAAATGGGGAACTTCCTCCAAAAAACAAACCACACATTCTGAGTGGTAATTATTCAGGATTTTGGGAATGCCATATAAAACCCGATTGGCTCTTAATTTGGAAACAAGACGATATAAACAGAATCATTTACTTGGATAGAACCGGATCACATTCTGATTTATTCAAATAA